A segment of the Micromonospora sediminicola genome:
GACCCGGGCCGGTCCGGCCGGCGGCCCGTACGCTTGGTGACCGTGAGCCCCCGTCGCAACCGCCCCCGTCGGGACGAGACCACCGGCCTGGACGCCGAGCGCGCGCGCCACGGTGTGCCGACCGTGCAGCAGTGGCGCGACGGCGACTGGCAGGTGCGCGCGATCAGCGGTGGGGCGTCGGTCAAGACGTACCACTGTCCCGGCTGTGACCAGGAGATCCGCCCGGGCGTGGCGCACCTGGTGGCCTGGCCGGCCGACGACCGGGGTGACCTCACCGACCGCCGGCACTGGCACAGCGGCTGCTGGCGGGCCCGGGACCGGCGCGGTCCCAACCTCCAGCGTGGCCGCGGCGCCCCCCGCTACGGCTGAGCGATCTGGATCACCAGGTTCCCGCCCCGGCGGGCGGCGGGGCCGGTGGCGCGGGAGACTGGCACGGTGAGCACTCCGATTCGCGCGTCGTCGATCCTGCCCGGCCGCCGGGAGGACGTCGAGCTGCACACCGCCGACGGCCTCACGCTGGTCGGCGAGCTGGCCCGGCCGCTGGAGCGCGAGCCGGTCGCCACCCTGGTCTGCCTGCACCCGCTGCCCACCCACGGCGGAATGATGGACAGCCACGTGTTCCGCAAGGCGGCCTGGCGGCTGCCCGCGCTGGCCGACCTGGCCGTGCTCCGGTTCAACACCCGGGGCACCAGCAGCGTCCGCGGCACCAGCGAGGGGGCGTTCGACGGCGCCGTCGGCGAGCGGTTCGACGTGGCCGCCGCGATCGAGTACGCCGAGTTCCACGAACTGCCGAACATCTGGCTGGTCGGCTGGTCGTTCGGCACCGACCTGGCGCTCAAGTACGGCTGCGACCCGGCGGTGACCGGCGCGATCCTGCTCTCCCCGCCGCTGCGCTTCTCCGCACCCGAGGACCTCGCGGTGTGGGCCGAGTCCGGTCGGCCGCTCACCGCGGTGGTGCCGGAGTTCGACGACTACCTGCGCCCGGAGGAGGCCCGGCAGCGCTTCGCCGCGATCCCGCAGGCCGAGGTCGTCGGCGTGGACGGCGCCAAGCACCTCTGGGTCGGCGACGCGGAGAGGGTGCTGGACGAGATCGTCCGGCGGGTCGCCCCCGACGTGCCCCTGCCGCTGCCGACCACCTGGGACGGGCCGATGGAGACCGGTGACGTCAGCGCGTACGCGGACCGCACCGTGGCCGCCTTCGCCGACACCCCGGTCCCCGGGCCGGCCCAGCGGCGCGCGGAGTAACGGCTCAGCGGGCGTCCTGCCGGGGCAGCACCACCTCGCGCAGGATCAGCTGCAACGCGGCCACCGTGGGAATCGCGATGAGCGCGCCCACCACGCCCAGCAGCGACACCCCGAGCAGCGCGGCGAGCAGGGCGGCCACCTCGTTCACCGACACCGCCCGGCGCATGATCTTCGGATAGATCAGGTAGTTCTCCACCTGCTGGTAGACCAGGAAGAACACCAGGCAGGCGATGCCCACCGGCAGGTCGGTGGCGAGCCCGACCAGGGTCACCACCACCGCGCCGAGGGTCGCCCCGATCTGCGGGATCAGGTCGGTCACGGCGACCACCACGGCCAGCGCGAACGGGTACGGCAGACCGACCACCAGCGCGAACACGAACGTGCTCGCCCCGGCCAGCACCGCGATGGCCAACGCGCCGACCATGTACGCCCCGACCCGGGTCAGGATCTCGTCGCCGATCAACCGGACCCGCTCCCGGCGCGAGCGCGGCACCAGCGCGTACCCGAGGTCGCGCAGCCGGTCGAAGTAGGCCAGAAAGTAGATCGTCAGCACCAGCACGGTCAGCACGCGGAAGATCGTGCCGAAGATCAGCTGCGCGCCGCCCAGCACGCCGCCGAGCGCCCGGCCGATCGTGCCGGCGTCCGCCGCCGACCGGACCCGCTCCATCACGTCATAGCGGACCACGAGGTCGTTGACGGTGGGGTTGCGGCGCAGGTCCTCGACATAGCCGGGAAGCTGCTGCACGAACTGCCCGGACTGGGTCACCACCGGCGGCACCAGCGCCAGCAGCCCGCCGATGATCAGCAGCAGGACGGTCAGCGTCACCACCGCCACGGCCAGCCCGTGCGGCAGCCCCCACCGACGCAGCCGCACCACCGCCGGGTGCAGGCCGACCGCGAGGAAGAGCGCGATCACCACCAGCACCAGGATGCCGGCCGCGTTGCGCACGCCCAGGAAGACCGCGTACGCCAGCAGCACCCCGAGCGCCCCGGTGAACCCGACCAGGAAGCTGCTGCGCCGCAGCGGCCGGCCGGGAACGCCGAACCGCCCGCTCGGCTCGAACTCGCCCGGTTCGAGGAGCACGTCGGTGTCGCCCGCTTCCGTTGCGGTGTCGGCGGCACGGCTCGGCCGACCCCGGTTGACCGGGCCCGTGCGGTGCCCGGGCTGGCCGGCGTCAGGCACGGTCTCGGTGCTGCCGTCCTCGGCGCGACCGATGTCGTTCTGGACCGGCCCGCTGTCGTCCCCGGTTGGGGTGGTGTCGTTCTGGTCCGGGGTGGCCGATCCCTCCTGCGACACCCGTTCCTCCCGGCTCCCGCTGCTCCGGCCGACCCGCGGAGCGACCTCCTGGCAAGCCGCGCTACGGACGCCGCGACCCCTGCCCGCAGGTTAGCCGCCACCGCCCGGGCGGACCATCCTTCCGAGGCTTCCCGCCGCATCGAGGCAGACCCCTGTTGCCGATTCGAGACGGTGGGGAGCGCTATGGGTGTGTCACAGCCGCCCATCGCCGGACACCGGCGTCCGTCCGCCCCGGGCACGTTGGTTTCGAGCGATATACCGCTGAGTCATAAATATGACCCAGCGGTATATCGCCTTCGACGGGTGCCATGGGCCGACGGCGTCACCGTCCGTAACGCGCGGACGACGCAGGTTGGCGACTGACCTGCGGCGGTGGCGGGCGGAACGTGGTAGGTGCCGACGTGGTGCGCACGGGACACGGGGATGCCGCCCTCGGGGCGACCGACCTGGTGTGGATCTTGCCGGGTCGGAGCGCGAGCGGGGGCTCGGGGAGGTCGAGCGACGGCGGGTCCGGCGAGCGGCCGAACCCGCCAGAACGCGGGTCGGGTCAGTCCTTGTCGACGGTGACGGTGCTCGGCTTGGCGCTGCGCTCGTCGGTGGTGGGCTTCGTCGGGCGCTTGCCGTTCTCCCCGGTGCTGGTGATCTTCGTCGGGGTGGCGCCGCGGCCGCCCTCGCCCGGCACGGCGGCCACGGTGGGCTCGCCGTCGACGCCGGCGCCGCCGGGGGAGTCCATCGTGGTCACCGGCTCGGCGACCGGCTTGGTCTTTCCCGCCTCAGCCGGCTCACCTGCCGACGTCACCGGCGCGGACCCGTTGACCGGAGCCGGGCCGGCCCCCTTGCCCACCGCCGGCGCGCCACTGCCCACCGGCGTGCCGTCACCCGTCGGGCGGCCGGTGTCGCCGCCGGCGGCGGCCGCGAGGTCGCCCGGGTCGACCGGGGTGGCGGCGATGCCGGCCGAGTCGGCGTCGCGCCGCAGCTCGGTGAGCCGGTGCTGCAGGTCGTCGGACTCCTGCCGCGACTTCCACGTCTCGGTGCGCAGGTCGGCCAGTTCCTGCTGCGCCTTGGCGATCTCCAGCATCACCTGGGCGAGCTGCTGCCGGCCCGCGGCCACCTCCTGCTGGGTGGCGGCCAGGTGCTGCTGGGTGGTGGCGAGGTGCTGCTGGGTCGTAGCCGCGTACTCCTCGAACTGCCGCCGCGAGGCCGCGACGTGCTCGTCGGCCTTGCGGCGCTGGGCGGTGGCGTCCGCCTCGGCCCGGCGCAGCAGCTCGGCGGCTTCCAGCTCGGCCTGCTGCCGCATGCCGAGCGCGTCTTCCTCGGCGGCCTGCCGGACGCTCGCGGCGGTCCGTTCGATCTCGTCGCGCCGGGTGGCGTACGCCTTCTCCAGCTCCTCGTGCCGCTTGGTGTGCTGGTTGTCCAGCTCGTCGCGGCGCTTGGCGAACTCCTGCTCGGCGGTGGCCCGGCGCTGGGCCAGCTCCTTCTCCGCCTTCTCCCGCCGCTCGGCGACCTCCTTCTCCACCCCGGCCCGCCAGGCGCCCAGCTCCTGCTGGGTCTGCGCGCGGGCCTGCTGCACGTACGCCTCGGTCTCGGTGCGCATGCGCTGCACGTACGCCTCGACCTCGGAGCGGTTGCGCTTGCCCGCCTCGACGGCCTCGGTGGTCAGCCGATTGGCCTCGGTCCGGGCGCGGCCGCGGGTGACCTTGGCGGCCTCCTCCGCGTCGTCCACGATCTTCTTGGCCTCGGCCAGCGCCTTGGCGTGGGTGGCCCGCCCGGCCTCGGCGGCGGCATCGGTGAGCCGCTTGGCCTCCTGCTGGCCCTTGGCGTGCACCTCCTTGGCCGCCTCGCGGAGCTGGTTGGCCTCCTGCTGGGCCTTGGCCAGCGCCTCCTTGGCCGACTCGCGCAGCCGGGCGGCCTCCTGCTGGGCCCGGGAGTGGATCTCCTTGGCGGTGTCCCGCAGCTGGGTGGCCTCCTGCTGGGCCTTGGCCAGCGCGTCCTGGGCGGTCCGGCGCAGCTTCTCGGCCTCGTCCCGGGCGGCCGTGCGCAGCCGGTCCGACTCGTCCTTGGCGGTGGTCCGCAGCTTCGCCGACTCGTCCTTGGCTGCCTTCAGCGTGGCCTCGGCCTCGGCCTTACGGGCGGCGGTGTGCCGCTCCTCCTCGGCCCGGCGGGCGGCGAGCGCGATCTCGAAGTCCTTGAGCGCCTGGGCGGCCTGCTCCCGGGCCTCCTCGACGATGTGCTCGGCGGCGGCCCGGCGGGCCTCGATCTCCTCGTTGGCGGCGGCGAGGATGTCGTCGGCCTGCTCCTCGGCCATGGTGAGGATCTGCTCGACCCGCGGACCGAGGTGGCGGAACGAGGCCCGGTCCACCACACCTATCTGCTTGCGCACCTGGGCGAGGTCGCGTTGCAGCACCTCGACCTGGCCGGCCAGCTTGTGGATCTGGGTGTACGCCTGTTCCCGCTCGGTGGTCAGCGCCGCGATCTCGTGTTCCGCGCGGGCGACGTAGCGGTCGACCTGTCGTTTCTCGTATCCCCGCAGCGCGGACTCGAAGCTGGGCTCCGTGGTCACGTCCCCGCCGAGCGCGAACAGTTCCTCGCCGTGCGACATGCCCCCATCCTCACACGCATCCGGCTCTGCTGGGGCGATACGGACGCCCCTTCTGGGACCTACTTCACCCTCGTGGCGAAACGGGCCGGACAGCATGACGGCGCGGGGCGGCACCGGTCACCCGGTGTCACCCCGCGCCGTGGCTCATGCCCCGTCAGCGGGTGGTCGATCAGCTGGCCGACTCGGCCGTCACCTTCTGCCCGGAGGCGTCGGCCTTCGGCGCCTCGGCCTTGTTGGCGCCGCCGGCCGGCACGCCCGGCACGATGCCGGCCAGGCCGGAGAGCATCTGCCCGAGCTGCGAGGTGACCGCGTCCTTCTGGCGGGTGAGGTCCTCGACCTCGCGGCGGGCGGCCTGCGTGGTCAGCTCGGCCTCGGTGCGGGCCTCGTTGAGCACGCGCTGCGCCTCGGCGCGCGCCTCGTTGAGCGTCTTGTCGGCCAGCGCCTTGGCCTTGTCGACCGTGTCGTTGGCGGTGCGCTCGGACTCGACCCGGCGGGCCTCGGCCCGCTGCTCGATCTCCTTCGCCCGCTCCTGGGCGGCGCGGGCCCGCTGCTCGGCCTCGTTCACCAGCTTCTGGGTCTGCGCGACCTGGGCGGCGTGCCGGTCCGACTCCTGGCGCTCGGCCTTCTCGCGCCGCTCGGCGAGCTGGAGCTCCAGGGCCTGGAGGTCCTTGTCGCGCTTGTCGCGCGCGTCGGTGAGCAGCTTGGTCGCCTCGGCCCGCTTCTCCTCGGCCTCCCGCGCGGCCTTGGCCCGCTGCTGGGTGATCTCCCGCTCGGCGGTCGCGCGCAGGGTGGCGACCTCGCGCTCGACGGTCGACTTCAGCTCGGCCACCTCGTGCGCGGTGACCGTACGCAGCTGCTTGGTCTCCCGGTCGGCGTCGGCGCGAAGGGTGTCCGCCTCGCGGCGGGCCTGCACGCGCACCTCGGCGGCCTCCCGCTCGGCGGCGGTGCGCACGCTGCCGGCCTCGCGCTCGGCGGTGGCCTTCATGGCGGCCGCCTCGGCGCGGGCCTTGTCGGTGATCTCCCGTGCCTCGAGGCGGGCGGCGGAGAGGATGCCCTCCGACTCGCGCTTGGCCTCGTTGCGGTGGTCGTTGGCCTGCTCCTCGGCCAACCGGAGGATCTGCTCGACGCGAGTGCCCAGGCCGCTGAGCGTCGGCCGGCTGTTCTCCTCGAGCTGCTTGTTGGTCTCGGTCAGCTTCTGCTCGAGCGCGCCCTGGCGCTGCTCGGCCTGGCGGAGGCGGCGCTGCGCGTCGTTCATCCGCTGCTCGGCCTCGGCGCGGGCCTGCTCGGACTGGCTCAGTGCGGCGCTCAGCCGGCCGATGAAGTCGTCGACCTGGTTGGTGTTGTAACCGCGCAGGCCAACGGTGAAATCGGGCTGTGAGTTCGCGTTATCGAAGAACGCAAGAGGGGAGGACTGCTGCTGGGGCATTGGGACATACTCGCAGACGCCCCAGGGTGGTTCGCAAGAGTGGTCGGCAGCTTTCGCGTCCTGTTTACATGGTCAACTCCGCCCGGCGGCGGGACCGGACCAACCGGCGATCTTGGCAGGTCCCGGGCGGGTCGGACCGGGCCCGGACCGGGGCGTGAAAAGGGCCGCGGGGCGGTGCCCGCGGCCCTTTGTCATCACGACAGTCGAATGGTGTCCCGGTCGTCCGGAAAGGCAATCCGGGACAACCGTACGGTCAGTGCCCGCGGAACCGGTTGATCGCGCTTTCGTGGCGGGACCGCAGCTCGGTGTCGCGGACGCCGAGCCCGTCGGTGGGGGCCAGGCAGCGCACGCCGACCTTGCCCTGGTGCGCGTTGCGGTGCACCTCGTACGCGGCCTGGCCGGTCTGCTCCAACGCGTAGGTCTTCGACACGGTCGGGTGCACCTTGCCGAGCGCGACCAGGCGGTTGGCCTGCCACGCCTCGTGGTAGTTGGCGAAGTGGCTGCCGACGATGCGCTTGAGGTGCATCCAGAGGTAGCGGTTGTCGTACTGGTGCAGGAAGCCGCTGGTGGACGCGCAGGTGACGATCGTGCCGCCCTTCTTGGCGACGTAGACGCTGGCGCCGAACGTCTCCCGGCCCGGGTGCTCGAAGACGATGTCCGGGTCCTCGCCGCCGGTCAGCTCGCGGATGCGCTCGCCGAAGCGACGCCACTCGTCCTGGTCCTGGGTCTCCTCGTCCTTCCAGAACCGGAAGCCCTCGGCGCTGCGGTCGATGACCAGCTCGGCGCCCATCTTCCGGCACAGCTCGGCCTTCTCCGGCGAGGAGACCACGCAGACCGGGATCGCGCCGCCGTTGAGCGCCATCTGGGTGGCGTAGCCGCCGAGGCCGCCGGAGGCGCCCCAGATCAGCACCACGTCACCCTGCTTCATGTTCGCGCCGTGGTGCGAGACGAGCTGCCGGTAGGCGGTGGAGTTGACCAGCCCTGGGCTGGCCGCCTCCTCCCAGCTCAGGTGGCGCGGCTTCGGCATCAGCTGGTTGGCCTTGACCACGCACAGCTCGGCCAGGCCGCCGAAGTTGGTCTCGAAGCCCCAGATCCGCTGCTGCGGGTCGAGCATCGTGTCGTCGTGGCCGGCGGCGTCCTCCAGCTCGACCGACAGGCAGTGCGCGACCACCTCGTCGCCGGCCTTCCACCGGGTCACCCCGGGCCCGGTGCGCAGCACCACGCCGGCCGCGTCCGACCCGACCACGTGGTACGGCAGGTCGTGGCGGCGGGTCAGCTCGGAGAGCCGGCCGTAGCGCTGGAGGAACTTGAAGGTGGGCAGCGGCTCGAAGATGCTGGTCCACACGGTGTTGTAGTTGATCGCGCTGGCCATCACCGCGACCAGCGCCTCGCCCGGGCCCAGCTCGGGGGTGGGCACCTCCTGGACGTGCAAGGCCTTGCGCGGGTCCTTGTCGCGGGTGGCCATGCCGTCGAACATCCGGGTGTCCTCGGCGCGGACCACCACGCCCCGGTAGCTCTCCGGCGCCGGCAGGCCGGCGAGGCCGGCAAGGTCCCGCTCCGGCTGCGCCGAGCCCTCCGCCGCCATGATCGCTTCGAGGATGTCCTGCACGGTGACCTCCCGTTCGTCCGCACCCACACCGGGGGCAGGGGTGCTGCCATCGTCGGCGCCGGTGCGACGGGACCGCCATGTCGGCAATCGACACATCCGGCACCGGTCGCGTTCCTGTGGGGCCGGACGTTACTGAACGGTAGCTAGGGCGGGAACCCCTCTGTGAAAAACTGCATCGACCGATGCGTGGAGGTGTCCGTGGGAAGGTTCAACCGCGCAGGGCCGCGCGTGTTCCCACGTGTTAGGACGCAAGGAAGGGCCCCTTGTTAACAGACGTCTGTTAACAAGGGGCCCTTCCTTGCGTCTCAGGCGGGCTGGACCAGTTCGATCAGCACGCCGCCGGCGTCCTTCGGGTGCACGAAGTTGACCCGCGAGTTCGACGTGCCCCGCCGCGGGGCCTCGTAGAGCAGCCGGACGCCGCGCTCACGCAGCGCCGCGCAGGCCGCGTCGATGTCCGCCACCGTGTACGCGACCTGCTGGATGCCCGGCCCGCGCTTGTCCAGGAACTTGCCGATCGTGGTGTCCGGCGAGAGCGGGGCGAGCAGTTGCACCATGCCGCCGGAGGCGTCCGGCCCGACCGCCAGCATCGCCTCGCGTACGCCCTGCTCGGTGTTCGTCTCGGTGTGCACGCAGCGCATCCCGAACGTGCGCTGGTAGAAGTCGATCGCGGCGTCCAGGTCGGCCACGGCGATCCCGACGTGGTCGATGCGGCGCAGGCCGATGTCTGTGACAAACTCGGCAGCGGGCTCGACGGGGGAGTTCTCAGCCATGACGCTAGTCTGACCGAACAATCGTTAAGGCGTACAGGTCGGCACCCCCTCGGAGGCAGGCATGGCTTCGGTGATCGTCAGCGGCGCGCGAACCCCGATGGGGCGCCTGCTGGGCAACCTCAAGGACCTCCCCGCGACCAGACTCGGTGGCATCGCGATCAAGGCCGCGCTGGAGCGCGCCGGCGTGGCGCCCGAGCAGGTGCAATACGTGATCATGGGGCAGGTGCTCCAGGCCGGCGCCGGTCAGATCCCGGCCCGGCAGGCGGCCGTCGAGGCCGGCATCCCGATGTCCACCCCCGCGCTGACCATCAACAAGGTCTGCCTCTCCGGGCTGGACGCGATCGCACTGGCCGACCAGCTCATCCGGGCCGGTGAGTTCGACGTCGTGGTGGCCGGCGGCATGGAGTCCATGACCAACGCCCCGCACCTGCTGCTCGGGCAGCGCTCCGGCTACAAGTACGGCGACGTGACGGTCAAGGACCACATGGCCCTGGACGGCCTCACCGACGCCTGGGACTGCTGCTCGATGGGTGAGTCCACCGAGCGGCACGGCGCGAAGCACGGCATCAGCCGGGAGGAGCAGGACGCCTTCTCGGCGGCCAGCCACCAGCGCGCCGCCGCCGCGCAGAAGAACGGCCACTTCGCCGACGAGATCACCCCCGTGATCATCCCGCAGCGCAAGGGCGACCCGCTGGTGATCAGCGAGGACGAGGGCATCCGGCCGGACACCACCGCCGAGTCGCTGGGCAAGCTGCGTCCCGCCTTCACCAAGGACGGGACCATCACCGCCGGCAGCTCCTCGCCGATCTCCGACGGCGCCGCCGCGGTGGTCGTGATGAGCAAGGCCAAGGCCAAGGAGCTGGGGCTCACCTGGCTGGCCGAGATCGGCGCGCACGGCAACGTTGCCGGGCCGGACAACTCCCTGCACTCGCAGCCGTCCAACGCCATCAACCACGCCCTGAAGAAGGGCGGCCTGAGCATCGACGACCTCGACCTGATCGAGATCAACGAGGCGTTCGCGGCGGTCGGCATCCAGTCCACCCGTGACCTGGGGATCGACGCGGACAAGGTGAACGTCAACGGCGGCGCGATCGCGCTCGGCCACCCGATCGGCATGTCCGGTGCCCGCCTCGTCCTCACGCTCGCGATGGAGCTGAAGCGGCGCGGCGGCGGCACCGGCGCGGCCGCGCTCTGCGGCGGTGGCGGGCAGGGCGACGCGCTGATCATCCACGTGCCGACGGGTGGCGAGACCCAGGCGTGAGCGACGTGAACAGCCGGGCCTCCGGTCCGGTGCGCCGCAGCCGGGACGTACCCCTGCTGGTGGAACGGGCCCGCGCGGGTGACCCCCGCGCGGTGGCCCGGCTGATCACCCTGGTCGAGTCCGGCGACGAGGTGCTGCCGCAGGTCGCGGCCGCGTTGGCGCCGTACGCCGGGCAGGCCCAGGTGGTCGGTCTCACCGGCTCGCCCGGGGTGGGCAAGTCGACCACCACCAACGAGCTGGTGCGGGCGCTGCGGGCGCGCGGTCACCGGGTCGGGGTACTGGCCATCGACCCGTCCAGCCCGTTCACCGGCGGGGCGATCCTCGGCGACCGGGTGCGGATGCAGGACCACGCCACCGACCCCGGCGTCTACATCCGCTCGATGTCCAGCCGGGGCCACCTGGGCGGGCTCTCCGCGGCCACACCCCAGGCGGTACGGGTGCTGGAGGGCGCCGGCTGCGACGTGGTGCTGGTCGAGACGGTCGGGGTCGGGCAGGCCGAGGTGGAGGTGGCCTCGCTGGCCGACACCACGCTGGTGCTGCTCGCCCCGGGCATGGGTGACGCGATCCAGGCGGTCAAGGCCGGCATCCTGGAGATCGCCGACGTCTTCGTGGTCAACAAGGCCGACCGGGACGGCGCCGACGCCACCGTCCGCGACATCCAGGGCATGATCGCGCTGGGTGAGCGCGGCCCGGGGGAGTGGCGCCCGCAGGTGGTACGCGCGATCGCCGCCCGGGCCGAGGGCATCGACGACATCGCCGCCGCGATCGACAAGCACCGCGACTGGCTGGAGCGGCACGGCGAGCTGCGCCGCCGGCGGGAGGCGCGGGCCGCCGCCGAGATCGAGGCGATCGCGCTGGGCGCGCTCCGCGCCCGGATCGGTTCACTGCGCGACGGTACGCAACTGCCGACGCTCGCGGCGAAGGTGGCCGAGGGCGCGATCGACCCGTACGCGGCGGCCGACGACCTGCTGACCCAGCTCGCCACCTGACGCGCCGGCCGTCCGGCGACCCGGCGTTCCTGGCCCGGTGGCTGGACGGACGGCCAGGGATTGACCGGGGTCGAGGTCGGGTATCGCTGTCGACACCGATCGACGGGGGTGACGGCGTGCAACCGGGCGCGACATCCGCGACACCCGGTGACCGGGCGGCGCGGTGGCGGGGCGACGGGGTCGGTCCCCGCTGGTCGCTGCCGCGTGCCGTGGCGCTGGCGTTCGTGGCGTTCCTCGTGGCGTGCGCGCTCTGGATCGTGGTGCAGGCGGCCGGCGACCGTGACGGGTACGGGATCCTGCTGGGCGGCTGCGGAGCCGTCCTCCTCGCGCACCTGCTGGGCTTCCTCGTCGTGGCGTGGTTGCCCCGCCGGCGCTCGCCGCGGCAGGTCACGTCGGTGCGGACGCCGGACGGTCTGCTCGGGGTTCGGTTCGCGTACTCCCGCTGGGCCTACTACTGGCTGACCGCGTTGCTGCTGCTCAGCATCCTGAGCGGTGGCTCGATGGTCCTTCTCCTGGCGGCCACGGGCGGGAGCGTCGACCGGCTGGTGGCGGCCGGCGTCGGTGCGCTGTTGCTGCTGACCGGTTGGTTCCTGGTCACCGTGCTGCGGCTGGGCGTGGGCGCGGTGACGATCTCGCCCGGCGGGATCACCCACCGTGGCCTGGTCCACCTGCACGTCGTCCCGTGGCACGCCGTGCGCGAGGTGTCGGCCGGCGTGCGGGCGGGCAGCGCGGCCGTGGTGGTCGAGGCCGGCCCGTCGCCGGACACCGTGGTCCGCCACTACACCGGATGGTTCGGCACGGGCGACGGGCGGGAGGTGCCCCGACTGGTGGTCCGCACCGTCTGGCTGGCCACCGATCCGGTCGCGGTGCTGGACGCGCTGGCGTTCTTCCACGAACACCCGCGGGCGCGCGACGAGCTGGCCGACTCGCGGGGGCTCCGACGGATCACCGAGGGGCGGACCCGGCCGCCGGGCCGGGAGGGGCATTCCCACAGTGGAGCGCACTAGTACGCTCGCAGCGCCCCGTCGCGCGGGTGGGGCGGGGACGAATCCGGTGGGAGAACATGGCTGACGAGGCGACCCAGGAGCTGTCGATGCTGCCGAACGCGACCGTGGGCGGGACGACGCACGTCTCCGACGAGGTGGTGGAGAAGATCGCGGTGGCCGCCGCGAAGTCGGTGCCCGGCGTGGCCGAGCTGGGCGGCGACGTGGCCCGGTTCTTCAACTCCGTGCTCGACCGGATCGGGCTGGACCAGGTCGGCGACGCCCGGCGCGGCTGCTCGGCGCACGTGACGAACGGCGCGGCGGTGGTCAACCTGGTCATCGTGATCGACGGCGGCCGGCCGGTGCCCGAGGTGACCGAGGCGGTCCGCGCGGCCGTGACCTCGGCCGTCGAGGCGTACGGGCTGCGGGTCGACGAGATCAACATCAAGGTCGACGACGTGGCGCTGGGTGGCCCGGTGGCACCCTCCGCCTGACGTCGGGTTACCGGCCGGTACGCACATCCTTAGCGATCGTTCAGGACGGCGTTTTACACTCGGTCTTCACGAGGACTCGAGGAGGAGCTCCGCGCATGGACGCTGACGAGATCGCCGCCGGCCGGGCCCGCTGGCAGGCCCGCTACGACGCCGCCCGCAAGCGCGACGCGGACTTCACCACGCTGTCCGGGCTGCCCGTGGAGCCGGTCTACGGCCCGCCCGAGGGCACCGCCTACCCGGGCTTCGAGCGGATCGGCTGGCCGGGCGAGTTCCCGTACACCCGGGGTCTGCATCCGACCGGTTA
Coding sequences within it:
- a CDS encoding alpha/beta hydrolase; protein product: MSTPIRASSILPGRREDVELHTADGLTLVGELARPLEREPVATLVCLHPLPTHGGMMDSHVFRKAAWRLPALADLAVLRFNTRGTSSVRGTSEGAFDGAVGERFDVAAAIEYAEFHELPNIWLVGWSFGTDLALKYGCDPAVTGAILLSPPLRFSAPEDLAVWAESGRPLTAVVPEFDDYLRPEEARQRFAAIPQAEVVGVDGAKHLWVGDAERVLDEIVRRVAPDVPLPLPTTWDGPMETGDVSAYADRTVAAFADTPVPGPAQRRAE
- a CDS encoding AI-2E family transporter; protein product: MLLEPGEFEPSGRFGVPGRPLRRSSFLVGFTGALGVLLAYAVFLGVRNAAGILVLVVIALFLAVGLHPAVVRLRRWGLPHGLAVAVVTLTVLLLIIGGLLALVPPVVTQSGQFVQQLPGYVEDLRRNPTVNDLVVRYDVMERVRSAADAGTIGRALGGVLGGAQLIFGTIFRVLTVLVLTIYFLAYFDRLRDLGYALVPRSRRERVRLIGDEILTRVGAYMVGALAIAVLAGASTFVFALVVGLPYPFALAVVVAVTDLIPQIGATLGAVVVTLVGLATDLPVGIACLVFFLVYQQVENYLIYPKIMRRAVSVNEVAALLAALLGVSLLGVVGALIAIPTVAALQLILREVVLPRQDAR
- a CDS encoding DivIVA domain-containing protein; translated protein: MPQQQSSPLAFFDNANSQPDFTVGLRGYNTNQVDDFIGRLSAALSQSEQARAEAEQRMNDAQRRLRQAEQRQGALEQKLTETNKQLEENSRPTLSGLGTRVEQILRLAEEQANDHRNEAKRESEGILSAARLEAREITDKARAEAAAMKATAEREAGSVRTAAEREAAEVRVQARREADTLRADADRETKQLRTVTAHEVAELKSTVEREVATLRATAEREITQQRAKAAREAEEKRAEATKLLTDARDKRDKDLQALELQLAERREKAERQESDRHAAQVAQTQKLVNEAEQRARAAQERAKEIEQRAEARRVESERTANDTVDKAKALADKTLNEARAEAQRVLNEARTEAELTTQAARREVEDLTRQKDAVTSQLGQMLSGLAGIVPGVPAGGANKAEAPKADASGQKVTAESAS
- the ccrA gene encoding crotonyl-CoA carboxylase/reductase, yielding MQDILEAIMAAEGSAQPERDLAGLAGLPAPESYRGVVVRAEDTRMFDGMATRDKDPRKALHVQEVPTPELGPGEALVAVMASAINYNTVWTSIFEPLPTFKFLQRYGRLSELTRRHDLPYHVVGSDAAGVVLRTGPGVTRWKAGDEVVAHCLSVELEDAAGHDDTMLDPQQRIWGFETNFGGLAELCVVKANQLMPKPRHLSWEEAASPGLVNSTAYRQLVSHHGANMKQGDVVLIWGASGGLGGYATQMALNGGAIPVCVVSSPEKAELCRKMGAELVIDRSAEGFRFWKDEETQDQDEWRRFGERIRELTGGEDPDIVFEHPGRETFGASVYVAKKGGTIVTCASTSGFLHQYDNRYLWMHLKRIVGSHFANYHEAWQANRLVALGKVHPTVSKTYALEQTGQAAYEVHRNAHQGKVGVRCLAPTDGLGVRDTELRSRHESAINRFRGH
- the mce gene encoding methylmalonyl-CoA epimerase is translated as MAENSPVEPAAEFVTDIGLRRIDHVGIAVADLDAAIDFYQRTFGMRCVHTETNTEQGVREAMLAVGPDASGGMVQLLAPLSPDTTIGKFLDKRGPGIQQVAYTVADIDAACAALRERGVRLLYEAPRRGTSNSRVNFVHPKDAGGVLIELVQPA
- a CDS encoding acetyl-CoA C-acetyltransferase yields the protein MASVIVSGARTPMGRLLGNLKDLPATRLGGIAIKAALERAGVAPEQVQYVIMGQVLQAGAGQIPARQAAVEAGIPMSTPALTINKVCLSGLDAIALADQLIRAGEFDVVVAGGMESMTNAPHLLLGQRSGYKYGDVTVKDHMALDGLTDAWDCCSMGESTERHGAKHGISREEQDAFSAASHQRAAAAQKNGHFADEITPVIIPQRKGDPLVISEDEGIRPDTTAESLGKLRPAFTKDGTITAGSSSPISDGAAAVVVMSKAKAKELGLTWLAEIGAHGNVAGPDNSLHSQPSNAINHALKKGGLSIDDLDLIEINEAFAAVGIQSTRDLGIDADKVNVNGGAIALGHPIGMSGARLVLTLAMELKRRGGGTGAAALCGGGGQGDALIIHVPTGGETQA
- the meaB gene encoding methylmalonyl Co-A mutase-associated GTPase MeaB, translating into MNSRASGPVRRSRDVPLLVERARAGDPRAVARLITLVESGDEVLPQVAAALAPYAGQAQVVGLTGSPGVGKSTTTNELVRALRARGHRVGVLAIDPSSPFTGGAILGDRVRMQDHATDPGVYIRSMSSRGHLGGLSAATPQAVRVLEGAGCDVVLVETVGVGQAEVEVASLADTTLVLLAPGMGDAIQAVKAGILEIADVFVVNKADRDGADATVRDIQGMIALGERGPGEWRPQVVRAIAARAEGIDDIAAAIDKHRDWLERHGELRRRREARAAAEIEAIALGALRARIGSLRDGTQLPTLAAKVAEGAIDPYAAADDLLTQLAT
- a CDS encoding Asp23/Gls24 family envelope stress response protein, with the protein product MADEATQELSMLPNATVGGTTHVSDEVVEKIAVAAAKSVPGVAELGGDVARFFNSVLDRIGLDQVGDARRGCSAHVTNGAAVVNLVIVIDGGRPVPEVTEAVRAAVTSAVEAYGLRVDEINIKVDDVALGGPVAPSA